In the genome of Sphingopyxis sp. YF1, the window TGGAGCCGCGGGCGGCACATGATGTGCTTCTTCCAAAAACACCCTTTTCCTCTTGCGGCGCCCCCCTCAATGACGACGAACCAAATCTCGCCGACCGAGCGTCGCGATCTGCGCACCGGGCGCTCGATCTGGATGGATCGGCGGAGACCCGCGCTCAAGACCCAACACCTCGAACAGGACGCGGTGTGCGGGGTGCTGGTGATCGGCGCAGGAATTTCAGGCGCCCTTATTGCCGAATCGCTGTCCGAGGCCGGCCATGAGGTCATCGTGATCGACCGACGCGGTCCCTCGCTGGGATCGACAACCGCGTCCACCGCGATGCTCCAATATGAACTCGACACGCCGCTCAGCCTCATGGCGGACAGGATCGGGCATGATCGTGCGGCCCGGATCTGGCAGCGCTCGCGACTGGCGGTCGATGCGCTGCGCGAGCGCACTGAAAGGCTCGGGCTCGACGTGGGAGCCGCGACGCGCGGCTCGGTCTATCTCGACGGCAATATCCTCGATCCGGCCGGACTCGCGCGCGAGGCCGATGCGCGGCGCCGTGCCGGGTTCGAAGTCGAACTCATCGGCCCCGCCGAGACCGAGCGGCGCTATGGCATCCCCCGCCGGCACGCGATCATCGGCCATGGCAACTATATTGCCGATCCGCGGCAACTGACGATCGAATATCTGCGCGTCGCGCAGGCGGCGGGATGCCGCATTCACGCGCCCTGCGAGGCCAGCGCGATCGAACCGCATGACCGGGGCGTTACCGTGCGAACGCGCGAGGGGCATGTCGTAAAGGCGCGCCATCTTGTGATCGCGACGGGCTATGAGCGCCTCAAGGGAATCCCGTCGAAGGGCAATTATATCATGTCGAC includes:
- a CDS encoding FAD-dependent oxidoreductase, producing MTTNQISPTERRDLRTGRSIWMDRRRPALKTQHLEQDAVCGVLVIGAGISGALIAESLSEAGHEVIVIDRRGPSLGSTTASTAMLQYELDTPLSLMADRIGHDRAARIWQRSRLAVDALRERTERLGLDVGAATRGSVYLDGNILDPAGLAREADARRRAGFEVELIGPAETERRYGIPRRHAIIGHGNYIADPRQLTIEYLRVAQAAGCRIHAPCEASAIEPHDRGVTVRTREGHVVKARHLVIATGYERLKGIPSKGNYIMSTWSIATAPQPKAIWPGADLIWEASDPYLYVRTTPDGAVICGGEDEPFDDEERRDAMIGAKAERLATKLRRLLPGLDPTPAYAWTGSFGNSPVGTPTVGRIPRMPNCYAAMGYGGNGITFSMMAAQLLRGLIGGYGDCDAELFSFYRPF